One region of Jonesiaceae bacterium BS-20 genomic DNA includes:
- a CDS encoding SPFH domain-containing protein gives MFDSNTSIGIFAIIALVIVLFALVAFVANRLRRVPPNEALVIVGRGAGGGAQDVNQRVVVGGRVFVWPILQQGFSISLEQRQIGITVEGVDKNRIKIAIKASINFKVRGDEEGVRRAAQRFLSQQEMLTEIIKESLEGSLRSIVGDMTIEQIISDRKGLSDRVVDSTKTDLSEQGLQVDLLNISDISTPGSDYLANLGRAEAARARQIAEVSEAEARRASEFAVIEAAEQIAERQKALDLRKATIKAETDRANEEAEASGQLARAEQDRIVATEQREALSEQAKVTEEELDISVRKPAEAAAYAQVQEANANRDAANAATEADAYKRKVIAEANKTAAIQDAEAAAEAVRRQGEAERDRQVALAAGIKADGDARAFAVEAAGRAEAIATDLKAEALKKYGEAALVQELIERLPEIVRAAAEPVGNIQGMTVISNDGASAISKTVTDVLAEGQQIVKQLTGVDIADLLSKAAHKADVTNSNN, from the coding sequence ATGTTTGATTCGAATACTTCGATCGGTATCTTCGCGATCATCGCTCTTGTCATCGTGCTTTTTGCGCTGGTCGCATTTGTGGCCAACCGTTTGCGCCGCGTACCACCAAATGAGGCCCTCGTTATTGTGGGCCGCGGTGCGGGAGGCGGCGCCCAGGACGTCAACCAGCGCGTAGTTGTTGGTGGCCGCGTATTTGTGTGGCCAATTCTGCAGCAGGGATTCTCCATCTCCTTGGAACAGCGCCAAATCGGAATCACCGTTGAGGGCGTAGACAAGAACCGCATCAAGATTGCCATTAAGGCATCGATTAACTTCAAGGTCCGCGGTGATGAAGAAGGCGTGCGCCGTGCCGCCCAGCGCTTCTTATCCCAGCAGGAAATGTTGACCGAGATCATTAAGGAATCCCTCGAAGGATCCCTTCGTTCGATCGTGGGTGACATGACCATCGAGCAGATCATTTCCGACCGTAAGGGTCTGTCAGACCGCGTTGTTGACTCAACCAAAACCGACCTATCCGAGCAGGGTCTGCAGGTTGACCTCCTGAACATCTCCGATATCTCCACCCCGGGCTCCGATTATCTAGCGAACCTCGGCCGCGCGGAAGCTGCGCGCGCCCGCCAGATCGCTGAAGTTTCTGAGGCTGAAGCTCGCCGGGCATCGGAATTTGCTGTTATTGAAGCAGCCGAGCAGATTGCCGAGCGTCAAAAGGCGCTGGACCTGCGCAAGGCCACCATTAAGGCAGAGACGGACCGGGCAAACGAGGAAGCTGAGGCTTCCGGTCAGCTTGCCCGCGCCGAGCAGGACCGCATTGTTGCAACTGAGCAGCGCGAGGCCCTGTCCGAGCAGGCCAAGGTGACCGAGGAAGAGTTGGACATCTCCGTGCGTAAGCCAGCCGAGGCTGCCGCGTACGCCCAGGTCCAAGAGGCTAACGCTAACCGTGATGCTGCCAACGCCGCCACGGAAGCCGATGCGTACAAGCGCAAGGTCATCGCTGAGGCAAACAAGACCGCAGCGATTCAGGACGCCGAGGCAGCTGCCGAGGCCGTGCGCCGTCAAGGTGAGGCAGAGCGTGACCGTCAGGTTGCCCTCGCGGCCGGTATTAAGGCCGATGGTGATGCCCGGGCATTCGCGGTTGAGGCCGCTGGTCGCGCCGAGGCTATTGCAACGGACCTCAAGGCCGAGGCACTCAAGAAGTACGGTGAAGCAGCGCTGGTACAGGAGCTCATTGAGCGTCTGCCCGAGATTGTGCGTGCGGCAGCCGAGCCGGTTGGCAACATCCAAGGCATGACCGTGATCTCGAACGATGGCGCATCCGCCATTTCCAAGACCGTCACAGACGTGCTCGCCGAGGGTCAGCAGATTGTGAAGCAACTGACCGGTGTGGACATCGCAGATCTGCTCTCCAAGGCAGCCCACAAGGCAGATGTAACGAACTCAAACAACTAG
- a CDS encoding NfeD family protein, translated as MITFIVVGIIGLSLLALSTLFGEILDLADGAVSGTGLGSGLTVFGAVGLLTYRGDGSLLWPIVWSAIAGFAMMAIVQFAIVRLRKLDDGVRGSVVGVQGIATTDITSSRGEVSLDDPAELERRMAWSNTPIAEGSRIVVREQAGSRVRVEPIGSAASPDQTFAPKN; from the coding sequence ATGATCACGTTCATCGTTGTTGGCATCATCGGTTTATCCCTGCTGGCCTTGTCCACACTGTTTGGGGAAATCCTAGACCTCGCAGACGGTGCTGTGTCAGGAACCGGACTCGGATCAGGGCTTACGGTCTTTGGTGCGGTTGGGCTACTGACCTACCGCGGTGATGGTTCCCTGCTCTGGCCCATTGTTTGGTCCGCTATAGCGGGCTTTGCCATGATGGCCATTGTGCAGTTCGCCATTGTTCGGCTGCGCAAACTCGATGACGGCGTGCGTGGCTCGGTAGTCGGTGTCCAAGGAATTGCAACGACCGATATCACTTCCTCCCGCGGTGAGGTCTCTCTGGACGACCCTGCGGAATTGGAACGTCGGATGGCCTGGTCAAACACTCCCATCGCTGAGGGTTCCCGCATCGTTGTCAGAGAACAGGCCGGAAGCCGCGTGCGAGTCGAGCCCATTGGCTCCGCCGCCTCACCGGACCAGACCTTTGCACCTAAGAACTAA
- a CDS encoding HAMP domain-containing sensor histidine kinase, with protein sequence MTLTRPRVVISARVRILAWMLLIVASASALTLLVTYRVLSTGVERASAAEMSHEAQQFYIMAQSSDPATGKPFTDLETLFTAHLTQSLPEESETFFTLVDGEPHLRSPGTPPVRLDQDDIVLTKVKDAVEPTVFRRATIAGPASVGVIPVQEASGRPGALVIVEFLGEAQAEVKREVTTMAVVSLIALVLAGGAGALVAGRVLAPIRQVRQTAEIISESDLSRRIEVTGRDDVALLARTFNGMLDRLETAFEGQRKFLDDAGHELRTPITVVRGHLELMGDDPHERAQTLRLVNDELARMARLVDDLTLLARSERPDFLRLGKVGLTDLVMDALTHACALADRKFSLSALPEGTMWADGQRLLQALMQLAANAVKYTPHGGEIRLGGSVVEDRVKLWVSDNGTGISEADQVRLFERFNRGSQQHGAPQGVDLGLGIGLEIVARIAEAHGGTVSAQSVLGVGSTFTLNLPHTSPFPMTPME encoded by the coding sequence ATGACATTAACTAGACCGCGCGTGGTGATCTCCGCTCGGGTAAGAATCCTTGCGTGGATGCTCCTAATAGTCGCTTCTGCCTCCGCGCTGACCCTGTTAGTTACCTACCGGGTGCTTTCGACTGGAGTTGAGCGAGCTTCCGCTGCGGAGATGTCCCATGAGGCCCAGCAGTTCTACATCATGGCCCAATCAAGTGACCCCGCAACCGGTAAACCTTTCACCGACTTGGAAACGCTTTTTACGGCTCACCTAACCCAGAGCTTGCCCGAGGAATCTGAAACCTTCTTCACGTTGGTTGATGGTGAGCCCCACCTGCGCAGCCCCGGGACTCCACCGGTCCGGTTGGACCAAGACGACATTGTACTGACCAAGGTCAAAGACGCGGTGGAGCCTACCGTCTTCCGCAGGGCAACTATTGCTGGGCCAGCCAGTGTTGGGGTCATCCCCGTGCAAGAGGCTTCCGGCAGGCCCGGGGCCTTGGTCATCGTCGAATTTTTGGGCGAGGCACAAGCCGAGGTCAAACGCGAAGTTACCACCATGGCGGTGGTCTCCTTGATCGCGCTCGTTCTGGCCGGTGGCGCTGGCGCGCTTGTGGCAGGCCGCGTCCTTGCCCCCATCCGCCAGGTGCGGCAGACCGCTGAGATCATCAGCGAGAGCGACCTGAGCCGCCGTATCGAGGTCACCGGCCGCGACGATGTCGCGCTGCTGGCCCGCACATTCAATGGCATGCTCGACCGGTTGGAAACAGCGTTTGAGGGGCAACGCAAATTCCTTGACGATGCCGGACACGAGTTACGCACCCCCATCACGGTGGTCCGTGGCCACTTAGAGCTCATGGGTGATGACCCTCATGAGCGGGCGCAGACCCTGCGCTTGGTGAACGATGAATTGGCGCGGATGGCCCGTCTCGTTGATGACCTAACCCTGCTGGCCCGCAGTGAACGTCCCGATTTTTTGCGCTTAGGCAAGGTTGGGTTGACCGACCTTGTCATGGATGCATTGACGCACGCCTGCGCTCTGGCCGACCGTAAGTTTTCACTTTCTGCGTTGCCGGAGGGGACCATGTGGGCGGATGGGCAACGTCTCTTGCAGGCCCTTATGCAGCTGGCTGCTAACGCAGTGAAATATACCCCGCACGGCGGCGAGATCAGGCTGGGCGGTTCCGTTGTAGAAGATCGTGTCAAGTTGTGGGTCAGCGATAATGGCACGGGAATTTCTGAGGCAGATCAGGTGCGACTCTTCGAGCGATTTAATCGTGGCAGCCAGCAGCATGGGGCACCTCAGGGCGTGGATCTGGGACTTGGCATAGGCTTAGAGATTGTTGCTCGCATCGCTGAGGCGCACGGAGGAACCGTCTCGGCTCAATCTGTTCTTGGTGTTGGATCAACATTTACCCTTAACCTGCCGCATACCAGCCCGTTTCCGATGACACCGATGGAGTGA
- a CDS encoding class II aldolase/adducin family protein, with protein MHESSEASISGKFNLGEEAVMRRQIVDIGRRMWQRGLVAANDGNISVRLANDTVLCTPTGVSKGNLTEEMLAVVALTGELIDAGTGGGPSSEIKMHLKVYQLDQHTKAVVHAHPPYSTAFAIRGEELHGDLMTETLTALPSVPVAQYATPGTEEVSDSIQPFVASHKACLLEHHGALSWGNGLEEAYLTMERVESLAQTTALLRMIGGERKISPERIAHSLARMESH; from the coding sequence GTGCATGAAAGTTCCGAGGCTTCAATTTCGGGGAAGTTCAATTTGGGTGAAGAGGCTGTTATGCGCCGCCAAATAGTGGATATCGGGCGGCGAATGTGGCAACGAGGACTAGTCGCCGCAAATGATGGGAATATCTCGGTGCGGCTCGCAAACGACACTGTGTTGTGCACACCAACCGGAGTGAGCAAGGGCAACCTAACTGAGGAGATGCTTGCAGTAGTGGCTCTGACCGGGGAACTAATAGATGCAGGAACAGGAGGCGGACCGTCTTCCGAGATCAAGATGCACTTGAAGGTCTACCAACTGGACCAACACACCAAAGCAGTGGTTCATGCGCATCCGCCGTATTCGACCGCCTTTGCGATCCGTGGTGAAGAACTGCACGGAGACCTGATGACCGAAACCCTCACGGCCTTGCCAAGCGTCCCAGTAGCGCAATATGCGACCCCCGGGACGGAGGAAGTTTCGGACTCGATTCAACCATTCGTTGCATCACACAAGGCGTGCTTGCTCGAGCATCACGGAGCCCTTAGCTGGGGCAATGGTCTTGAGGAAGCCTACTTAACAATGGAACGAGTTGAGTCGTTAGCACAGACTACAGCGCTCTTGCGCATGATCGGTGGCGAGCGAAAGATAAGCCCAGAACGGATCGCTCATTCGCTGGCGCGGATGGAATCCCACTAA
- a CDS encoding VIT1/CCC1 transporter family protein, with protein sequence MNVPANFPQTAGSQNPQITKKQIRRWRNHLADERAEAATYRDLASRRTGEEREILLALADAEKRHEDHWRSLLGEHEGKPLRGSKRTRALGFLARRFGGVFVLALAQQAELRTGYLEEQDASEQMRADERIHGEVVRGLATRGRQRMSGTFRAAVFGANDGLVSNLALILGIGASGASNSIIILTGAAGLLAGALSMGAGEFVSIKSQLELLDAESPAPEASAAIAHLDVDENELALVYRARGMGEEEANEHAVQMIESFGEHTQIAESVDMEQHESVGTAWGAAISSFFFFASGAIIPLLPYILGATGFLAVVISAALVGIALLGTGATVGILSGASPMRRALRQLAIGYGAAAATYVLGWLFGVSGI encoded by the coding sequence ATGAATGTACCGGCGAATTTCCCGCAGACCGCTGGATCGCAGAATCCACAGATTACCAAGAAACAAATCAGGCGGTGGCGTAACCACTTGGCTGATGAGCGGGCCGAGGCCGCCACGTACCGCGACCTCGCCAGCCGGCGAACCGGCGAAGAACGTGAAATTCTCCTAGCCTTAGCAGACGCTGAAAAGCGCCATGAAGACCACTGGCGTTCCCTGCTGGGCGAGCATGAAGGCAAACCCCTGAGGGGGTCCAAGCGCACCCGGGCCCTAGGTTTCTTGGCCCGCCGCTTTGGTGGCGTATTCGTGTTGGCGCTGGCCCAACAGGCAGAGCTGCGCACCGGATACTTGGAAGAGCAAGACGCTTCCGAGCAGATGAGAGCTGACGAGCGCATCCACGGTGAAGTTGTGCGCGGACTCGCCACCCGTGGCCGCCAGCGGATGTCCGGAACGTTCCGGGCCGCCGTCTTTGGCGCAAATGATGGGCTGGTATCCAACCTTGCGCTCATCCTCGGAATTGGGGCATCGGGAGCGAGCAACTCGATCATCATCCTGACGGGCGCCGCAGGGCTGCTCGCCGGGGCACTTTCAATGGGCGCCGGTGAATTTGTTTCTATCAAGTCCCAACTGGAACTGTTGGATGCGGAATCACCTGCACCGGAGGCATCGGCCGCGATTGCACACCTTGATGTGGATGAGAATGAACTTGCCCTGGTGTACCGGGCGCGGGGCATGGGCGAGGAAGAAGCCAACGAACACGCTGTCCAGATGATTGAGTCATTTGGTGAGCACACCCAGATTGCCGAGTCCGTGGACATGGAGCAGCACGAGTCCGTGGGAACCGCTTGGGGTGCTGCGATCTCAAGCTTTTTCTTCTTTGCCTCCGGTGCGATCATCCCGCTGTTGCCTTACATCCTTGGGGCAACCGGATTCCTTGCTGTGGTGATCTCCGCGGCGCTTGTAGGCATCGCACTCCTGGGTACTGGGGCGACGGTCGGGATCCTATCCGGGGCATCGCCTATGCGTAGGGCACTGCGCCAACTCGCGATTGGCTACGGGGCGGCCGCGGCTACCTACGTGCTCGGCTGGCTCTTTGGAGTCTCCGGGATCTGA
- a CDS encoding GNAT family N-acetyltransferase, with product MTENNEEEVEIVQNAGASRFEAQLPDGTVVGYLQYELQGTGLFNKTLAIPSTVVQPAYEGRGIAGRLASESFSWARKLGATVNPICPFIKAYIDRNPVYQDLLG from the coding sequence ATGACGGAGAATAACGAGGAAGAAGTTGAGATTGTGCAAAACGCTGGGGCCAGCCGTTTTGAAGCCCAACTTCCAGATGGCACCGTAGTTGGTTACCTGCAATATGAACTGCAGGGAACCGGACTATTCAACAAGACCCTGGCCATTCCTTCCACTGTTGTGCAACCGGCATATGAGGGCCGCGGCATTGCCGGCAGGCTCGCATCGGAATCCTTCTCCTGGGCCCGCAAACTCGGTGCTACGGTCAACCCGATTTGCCCGTTCATCAAGGCCTACATTGACCGTAACCCGGTGTACCAAGATCTGCTTGGCTAG
- a CDS encoding DUF4956 domain-containing protein, whose translation MSFTAPIIVAIVTNLIAITVLAYGLYFRRHRRADLLLAYTALNVGVMTVTMVLSTVEAGIGLGLGLFGILSIIRLRSDQITQQEIAYYFVSLVLGLLAGLHPTALWVVPAFSALILAVMWIMDSPIVAPRARHTTITLDRAYTQETELILALEQLLGGEVMRVEVQELDVVRDITVVDVRYRIANVDSSLTAIATRFAELVSK comes from the coding sequence ATGTCATTCACTGCCCCGATTATCGTAGCCATTGTTACCAACCTGATCGCGATTACGGTCTTGGCTTACGGTTTGTACTTCCGCCGCCACCGCCGTGCAGATCTCTTACTGGCCTACACCGCGCTCAACGTGGGTGTCATGACCGTGACTATGGTTCTGTCCACCGTTGAGGCCGGGATTGGGTTGGGCTTAGGACTCTTTGGAATCCTGTCGATTATCCGGTTGCGTTCCGACCAGATCACCCAGCAAGAAATTGCGTACTACTTTGTGTCGCTGGTTTTGGGACTGCTAGCAGGGCTGCACCCCACGGCGTTGTGGGTAGTTCCAGCATTCTCGGCACTGATCCTGGCCGTGATGTGGATTATGGATAGCCCAATCGTTGCACCTCGCGCTCGCCACACGACCATTACGTTGGACCGGGCTTACACCCAGGAAACCGAACTTATTCTTGCTCTTGAACAACTCTTGGGTGGCGAAGTTATGCGCGTTGAGGTGCAGGAGCTCGACGTTGTCCGTGACATCACCGTGGTAGACGTTCGTTACCGCATTGCAAATGTTGATTCTTCGCTGACCGCAATTGCGACCCGTTTTGCAGAGCTGGTTTCCAAATGA
- a CDS encoding ABC transporter permease, with translation MVRFVLRRNWLRMLIWTVVLAAMIAIVVQSQRVTFPTHADREAYAAIANTPSVAALTGLPYAASPLGGILNIKIWMTNAVALAFAVIFLVTRNGRAEEEAGRTELLRGGVLGQHAYSLANWVVAAGFSAAVGLLTALVAIGQDLPVLGSLVMGASYMGVGWAFIGVAAVAGQLAQTSRGANTIASVVLAAAYLIRAAADLAAMGDNPSGLTWLSPLGWGQQMRSFGEDLWWPLGVFVGFMAVLVLVALTLERIRDLGQGLLPDRPGPRTAAPFTRTPVGLTLRLQRGPIIGWGVGVLVGALFFGSIASSMVDLLGDNDTAAQVFVGNSKDLLDALLGFFAMANVLLIAAFAIQSADTIRAEERDGLAEGLRFLVGSLAYWPAILLMIALVVFCAAWLPRVAGAVTWSIFGFLIVLSMFGDLFGLPKWVTDNTPFTAISRADELFQLLPLVVITVLALSLAALGLWRLNSRDMTGE, from the coding sequence ATGGTTCGCTTTGTTCTGCGCCGCAACTGGCTGCGTATGCTCATCTGGACAGTTGTTTTGGCCGCAATGATCGCCATTGTTGTCCAGTCTCAACGGGTCACGTTTCCAACCCATGCCGACCGCGAGGCGTACGCGGCAATCGCCAACACCCCCTCGGTTGCCGCCCTCACCGGACTTCCCTATGCGGCGAGCCCCTTGGGTGGAATCCTCAACATCAAGATCTGGATGACCAACGCGGTGGCGCTGGCGTTCGCGGTCATCTTCCTGGTCACCCGCAACGGGCGTGCCGAGGAAGAGGCCGGGCGCACTGAGTTACTGCGCGGCGGGGTTCTGGGACAGCATGCATATTCGCTGGCCAACTGGGTTGTCGCCGCTGGATTCTCCGCGGCGGTGGGGCTGTTGACGGCGCTCGTAGCAATTGGGCAAGATCTTCCCGTTCTAGGTTCGCTCGTCATGGGCGCCTCATACATGGGGGTGGGTTGGGCCTTCATTGGAGTCGCTGCCGTAGCCGGGCAGCTGGCACAGACCAGCCGGGGCGCCAACACCATTGCCTCGGTAGTTTTGGCCGCCGCATACCTCATCCGAGCGGCCGCCGACCTCGCCGCTATGGGAGACAACCCAAGCGGTTTGACGTGGCTGTCTCCCCTTGGGTGGGGCCAGCAGATGCGCTCGTTCGGAGAGGATCTGTGGTGGCCGCTCGGGGTTTTTGTGGGCTTCATGGCCGTCCTTGTCCTTGTCGCACTCACGCTTGAACGCATCCGAGACCTAGGCCAGGGTCTCCTTCCAGACCGTCCCGGCCCCCGCACGGCAGCCCCTTTTACCCGCACGCCGGTGGGGCTCACCCTGCGCCTGCAACGCGGCCCCATCATCGGGTGGGGCGTGGGCGTTCTGGTTGGCGCGCTGTTCTTTGGCAGTATCGCTTCTTCCATGGTTGACCTATTGGGTGACAACGACACCGCCGCCCAAGTGTTTGTTGGAAACTCCAAAGACCTTCTCGATGCCCTCCTTGGGTTCTTCGCTATGGCTAACGTTTTGTTGATTGCCGCGTTTGCGATCCAGAGCGCTGACACTATTCGCGCAGAGGAACGCGATGGACTAGCTGAGGGCCTGCGGTTCCTTGTTGGTTCACTCGCGTATTGGCCGGCAATCTTGCTCATGATCGCCCTGGTTGTCTTCTGCGCCGCTTGGCTTCCCCGCGTGGCAGGTGCTGTCACCTGGTCAATTTTTGGTTTCTTGATCGTACTGTCCATGTTTGGAGACCTGTTTGGGCTACCAAAGTGGGTAACCGACAACACCCCCTTTACGGCCATATCCCGGGCGGATGAGCTATTTCAGTTGCTACCGCTGGTGGTCATAACCGTACTGGCTCTGTCATTAGCGGCGCTGGGGTTGTGGCGGTTGAACTCGCGCGATATGACCGGGGAGTAA
- a CDS encoding polyphosphate polymerase domain-containing protein produces the protein MSLANIDTLNPISLTELTESSALMSRVDRKYFVPRAVVEELIAENQHQARVLEIDGRRNFTYETVYFDSPEFGFYRDHAQGKRHRFKVRVRTYVDSGLRMLEVKSKGFRGRTLKERIRFPHGQAQQASENLVLTPEGTAFVNQIVGGDASVLEPVLTTVYRRTTLALGDQRVTLDMALECRDGQAVFYGPDDILVETKSPSRGSSFDAALRARNIRPHSVSKYCVAASLLYPELPRNKWNRTLQRFFLPDAAQNRLAA, from the coding sequence ATGAGCCTTGCAAACATTGACACCCTGAACCCAATTTCGCTCACGGAACTCACGGAGTCATCGGCTCTCATGAGCCGCGTGGACCGCAAGTATTTTGTGCCACGCGCCGTGGTCGAAGAGCTGATTGCAGAGAATCAGCACCAAGCCCGAGTCTTAGAAATTGATGGCCGGCGCAACTTCACCTACGAGACCGTCTACTTCGACTCCCCCGAGTTCGGTTTCTACCGAGACCACGCACAGGGTAAACGCCACCGGTTCAAGGTGCGGGTGCGCACCTACGTTGATAGCGGCCTGCGCATGCTGGAAGTGAAGTCCAAGGGATTCCGCGGACGCACCTTGAAGGAACGCATTCGGTTCCCTCATGGCCAAGCCCAGCAGGCATCGGAAAACCTTGTTCTTACGCCCGAGGGCACCGCATTTGTGAACCAGATTGTAGGCGGCGACGCGAGCGTGTTGGAACCGGTGTTGACCACCGTGTACCGCAGAACGACCCTTGCCCTTGGTGATCAACGGGTCACGCTGGACATGGCGCTTGAGTGCCGCGATGGCCAGGCCGTCTTCTACGGCCCGGATGACATTTTGGTCGAAACCAAGTCTCCATCACGCGGCAGTTCCTTTGATGCCGCATTGCGGGCCCGCAATATTCGGCCACACTCGGTCAGCAAGTATTGCGTCGCAGCGTCGCTGTTGTACCCGGAGCTGCCCCGCAATAAGTGGAATCGCACACTGCAGCGCTTCTTCCTGCCGGACGCCGCACAGAACCGACTTGCCGCCTAA
- a CDS encoding MFS transporter, which translates to MPSTPESVSSPSRNPYATLFAHPGAARFSISGAVARLPMSMVGIGILLMVEGIYKSYELGGVISAAYIIAQAICSPQLAKLVDKRGQAKIMRPAIVISAVSLVALIICAITQAPIWTLFAFAILTGSTIGSIGAMVRARWSHVIDSPKDLHTAYSLESAIDEMIFVVGPIAATMLATSVASFAGLIVPLFFMVIGGFWFLSNRDTEPPAVTYAKDDKVKSVLLNPALLCVIAVFICIGGLFGATDVTTIAFAEEQGKKELAGVILGIFALGSGISGLGYGARQWASPLWQRFAFGIIGLAVGVSLFLFATNLWVLAGVMFVTGFAISPTLINGNNLVQLVVSPRQLTEGLTWVGTALGAGVAVGSAVAGGQIDNHGAHAGFFIVMYAAAVSVVVVLVSLPALRKRTAVQPHTITEMDLTKPDTEPGVEPQQ; encoded by the coding sequence GTGCCTTCAACCCCAGAATCGGTGAGTTCGCCCTCCCGTAACCCTTATGCAACCCTATTTGCGCACCCCGGTGCTGCCCGGTTCTCTATTTCCGGTGCCGTAGCCCGGTTGCCCATGTCCATGGTGGGAATTGGCATCCTGCTCATGGTCGAGGGAATCTACAAATCGTACGAGCTCGGTGGCGTTATCAGCGCCGCGTACATCATTGCCCAAGCTATTTGCTCTCCGCAGTTAGCCAAACTGGTCGACAAACGGGGCCAGGCTAAGATCATGCGGCCCGCGATTGTTATCAGCGCGGTTTCATTGGTCGCCCTCATCATCTGTGCCATCACCCAGGCACCAATTTGGACCCTGTTTGCCTTTGCTATTTTAACCGGTTCAACCATCGGTTCCATTGGCGCAATGGTGCGAGCCCGCTGGTCACACGTCATTGACAGCCCCAAGGATCTGCACACGGCCTACTCCCTTGAGTCCGCGATCGATGAGATGATCTTTGTGGTTGGCCCAATCGCAGCCACCATGCTTGCTACGTCGGTTGCGTCATTTGCCGGGTTGATCGTTCCACTGTTCTTCATGGTCATTGGCGGGTTCTGGTTCCTATCAAATAGGGACACCGAGCCCCCAGCGGTCACCTACGCCAAGGATGACAAGGTTAAGTCGGTTCTATTGAACCCGGCCCTGCTGTGTGTGATCGCCGTCTTTATTTGTATTGGTGGGCTCTTTGGGGCTACCGACGTCACCACCATCGCGTTTGCGGAAGAGCAGGGCAAAAAGGAGTTGGCCGGGGTGATCCTTGGTATCTTCGCCCTTGGATCCGGGATCTCCGGTTTAGGATACGGTGCTCGGCAGTGGGCTTCTCCCCTGTGGCAGCGGTTTGCCTTTGGAATCATTGGACTAGCTGTCGGTGTCTCACTATTCTTATTCGCAACAAACCTATGGGTTTTGGCAGGTGTCATGTTCGTGACCGGTTTTGCTATCTCACCCACCTTGATCAACGGTAACAACCTCGTGCAGTTGGTGGTTTCACCACGGCAATTGACTGAGGGGCTGACCTGGGTGGGAACCGCTCTGGGTGCAGGCGTTGCCGTTGGCTCGGCTGTGGCCGGTGGTCAGATTGATAACCACGGAGCCCATGCCGGGTTCTTCATTGTCATGTACGCGGCCGCAGTCTCGGTGGTTGTCGTCTTGGTTTCACTGCCCGCGTTACGCAAGCGCACGGCAGTCCAACCACACACCATCACCGAGATGGACCTGACCAAACCGGATACAGAACCCGGCGTAGAGCCGCAGCAATAA
- a CDS encoding nucleotide pyrophosphohydrolase — translation MTDLAQLTAVVRAFSVARDWEQFQDPKSLMLALVGEVGELSELMQWIPQDEVLTEFSSPERKDRIADEIADVLIYLIRLADVMGVDLEEAALAKLARNEKRFPVTGPASTVGTAPVKR, via the coding sequence ATGACAGATTTGGCTCAGCTTACCGCCGTGGTGCGGGCGTTCTCGGTGGCCCGCGACTGGGAACAGTTTCAAGACCCTAAGTCCCTCATGCTTGCCCTCGTTGGCGAGGTCGGGGAGTTAAGCGAGCTCATGCAGTGGATCCCTCAAGATGAGGTCTTGACCGAGTTCTCATCGCCCGAGCGCAAGGACCGTATTGCCGACGAAATCGCCGATGTACTGATCTACCTCATCAGGCTGGCCGACGTTATGGGTGTTGACCTCGAAGAGGCAGCCCTAGCCAAGTTGGCCCGCAACGAGAAACGGTTCCCAGTGACTGGACCTGCCAGCACAGTGGGAACCGCTCCTGTAAAACGTTAA
- a CDS encoding response regulator transcription factor: protein MSRILIAEDEDRIASFVRKGLEAHGFATATVTDGISALELARMGSFDLMVLDIGLPGMDGFEVLRQLRALGSTMPVIVLTARTATEDTVAGLTRGADDYMHKPFAFEELLARVLLRLRTDTASTPDVLEAGSLQLDLRTRRVTAGGRSDIELTSREFALLEMFLRHPDAVLSRQQLLSRVWGLDFDPGSNVVDVYVRYLRGKLGEDTIETVRGAGYRLQVSNM from the coding sequence GTGAGCCGCATCCTCATAGCCGAAGATGAAGACCGCATTGCATCATTTGTGCGCAAGGGGCTGGAGGCCCACGGCTTCGCAACTGCAACAGTGACGGACGGTATCTCAGCGTTAGAACTGGCCCGCATGGGAAGCTTCGATCTGATGGTGTTAGACATTGGTCTGCCTGGGATGGACGGTTTTGAGGTGCTCCGCCAGCTCCGGGCTTTGGGCAGCACCATGCCGGTGATTGTGCTGACGGCTCGCACCGCAACCGAGGATACGGTTGCCGGGTTGACGCGCGGCGCAGATGACTACATGCATAAGCCGTTTGCTTTTGAAGAACTCTTGGCTCGCGTTCTACTGCGCCTGCGTACTGACACTGCGAGCACTCCGGACGTGCTTGAGGCCGGGTCCTTGCAACTTGATCTGCGTACCCGCCGGGTAACCGCGGGCGGCCGCAGCGATATCGAACTGACCTCGCGAGAGTTCGCTTTGTTAGAAATGTTCTTGCGTCATCCCGATGCCGTCCTTTCGCGCCAGCAACTGCTGAGCCGCGTTTGGGGTTTGGACTTTGACCCGGGGTCAAACGTGGTCGATGTTTACGTGCGTTACTTGCGTGGAAAACTCGGCGAAGACACAATCGAAACGGTCCGTGGAGCAGGCTACCGCCTGCAGGTTAGCAACATGTGA